One Siniperca chuatsi isolate FFG_IHB_CAS linkage group LG5, ASM2008510v1, whole genome shotgun sequence DNA window includes the following coding sequences:
- the golga3 gene encoding golgin subfamily A member 3 isoform X6: MEMDTYQSDAAQMEANAYQEAHVIKSKEAVVHTVEGETQLKQQGLENTQNTKGGIHNGPVSSDVMPNGDGLAEGFGAAGDTHINGSLPPTAPPQSTSSPVNSQTQEPSPANQKPSFEMENEEKIRLEARRRLEEQLKQYRVQRHKVRSHRTTPKNRPFSTLDPELMLHPEALPRANTLAMTKEYSFLRTSVPRGPKLGSLGIPPSKERKSRSPRPNKIHSLADYKSPENDGGGGGGIRAADNTMSSLQSTISSVSTLSEVSVMSEGSTCESEALPSASLQVGDNVSEIDGSESGTRPGNDGNDSDSSSYSSVSTRGTYGMLSAAVERQEGPYTVEGREIAPEAMGQFPSLQEVLQAASEEQHLLELEQEREGTAEPRSRRDSFSSSVSLESSVMGQDEMLQVLKEKMRLEGQLESLSSEANQALKEKTELQAQLATVNAQLQAKKEEAQFSQEKQSALNTEVGTLRQNCSQLEKAMVELQGSLESKNAGLASLSNDLKVAEDQYNRLMGKVEEMQNTVALRDNTVQELRQQMGGLQSQLHQVQLERSTLQSRMKTSQAEIDSLQQVRQWYQQQLAMAQEARVRLQSEMANMQAGQMTQIGVVEHLKLENVTLSHQLTETQHRSIKEKERIAVQLQSIETDMLTQEAAYKQIQDAKTMVEDDLQHKLEEFEDERERLMKLANTASTLERELEQMKLTLSQKDVQLQSLQKEHLELMHQLTTTQENLHTKEQSINQLEARYLELEAQLAELQTESSAKDDNIQYLQNEKIVLEVALQAARADKSQLDESAERLGEDVLVASDVLDQLRQEVQVKANQIQTLQQENSSLKKQAQKLKEQFQQQKVMVEAYRRDAGSKDQLISELKSTKKRLLAEVEDLKQELLGVQGEKQKAELEQARLQKEVVRVQEQMSNMEAHLQAIQTERDQLETQVQSLQFDQSQLAAVTEENEGLRKQVEQMEGEAKKAITEQKVRVKRLGTDLTSAQKEMKAKHKAYENAVGILSRRLQETLTDKETAEAELVKLKAQVSDGGNSQALQEKIKALQAELQAVTNSKTMLEKELHEVITLTSTELEEYQEKVMELEDELQESRCFKKRIRKLEDANKKLALELEHEKGKLAGLAQSHNTLREHSNILESALAKREADLVQLNLQVQAVLKRKEEEDQQMKQVVQTLQLALEKEKTKVNDLKEQVAAAKAEAAHNRRHYRAAMLELSEIKKDLQSKEDLVKALQSESNKLQAQDEQHAQEVSRFQEELAEAHSQLQILQKQLDEELSKQPLTNQEVEDLKWEVEQRQMEIEAQKQQLEMMEQCHHRELDNLQRALQNIKVELESVQEEMSGTRKDKFMLQAKVGELRNSMKTVLLQNQQLKQDLKQSRLRKQRMELKSEGNPSNPVTPVKIPDCPVPASLLDELLKPSTSVNKEPLNNLHNCLRQLKEEMDSLQRQMEEHTVTVHESMSSWTNTEEELAQLGLQNNISKSSTSLNNMVVENNNEAEQQQS, from the exons ATGGAAATGGATACTTACCAGTCAGATGCAGCTCAGATGGAGGCCAATGCTTATCAAGAAGCCCATGTTATAAAATCCAAAGAGGCTGTAGTCCATACTGTGGAAGGAGAAACACAATTGAAACAACAAGGGCTGgagaacacacaaaacacaaaaggggGTATTCATAATG GTCCTGTCAGTTCAGATGTGATGCCAAATGGAGATGGACTGGCAGAGGGCTTCGGTGCTGCAGGGGACACCCATATAAATGGGTCCCTGCCTCCGACAGCCCCTCCCCAGAGCACCAGTTCCCCTGTCAACTCCCAGACCCAAGAGCCCTCCCCAG CCAACCAGAAGCCATCATTTGAGATGGAGAATGAGGAGAAGATTCGCCTGGAGGCTCGCCGGCGTCTGGAGGAGCAACTCAAgcagtacagagtacagagaCATAAGGTGAGG TCTCACCGCACCACACCCAAGAACAGGCCATTCAGCACCCTGGATCCAGAGCTCATGCTGCATCCTGAGGCTCTGCCCAGGGCCAACACTCTTGCCATGACCAAGGAGTATTCCTTCCTGAGGACCAGTGTCCCCCGTGGTCCCAAACTAGGTAGCTTGGGAATTCCCCCTTCCAAGGAGAGAAAGTCCAGATCACCCCGCCCAAACAAAATCCACTCCTTGGCTGACTACAAGTCTCCTGAGAATGAtggtgggggaggaggtgggatAAGAGCAGCAGACAACACCATGAGCTCCCTGCAGTCCACCATTAGCTCAGTGTCCACTTTGTCTGAAGTCAGTGTGATGTCGGAGGGCAGCACCTGTGAGTCAGAGGCACTGCCTAGTGCTTCGCTACAAGTCGGGGACAATGTCTCAGAAATTGATGGCAGTGAATCAGGAACAAGGCCAGGGAACGACGGCAACGACAGCGACAGCTCGTCTTACAGCAGTGTGTCTACCAGGGGGACATACGGTATGCTCTCCGCAGCAGTGGAGAGGCAGGAGGGGCCCTACACAGTGGAGGGGAGGGAGATTGCCCCAGAGGCCATGGGTCAGTTCCCCTCCCTGCAGGAGGTGCTGCAGGCAGCCAGTGAAGAGCAGCACCTGCTGGAGTtggagcaggagagagaagggACAGCGGAGCCTCGCAGCCGCAGGGACAGTTTCTCCAGCAG tgtttctttgGAGAGTTCAGTGATGGGCCAAGATGAAATGTTGCAGGtgttgaaagagaaaatgagacttGAGGGTCAACTGGAATCTTTGTCATCTGAGGCCAATCAG GCTCTCAAGGAGAAGACAGAGCTTCAGGCCCAGCTCGCTACGGTGAACGCTCAGCTGCAGGCCAAGAAGGAAGAGGCTCAGTTCAGCCAGGAGAAGCAGAGCGCCCTCAACACGGAGGTTGGCACACTGCGTCAGAACTGCAGCCAGCTAGAGAAGGCCATGGTGGAGCTCCAGGGCAGTCTGGAGAGCAAGAATGCTGGTCTGGCTTCTCTAAGCAATGACTTGAAGGTGGCTGAAGACCAATACAACAGGCTCATGGGGAAGGTGGAGGAGATGCAAAACACTGTAGCCTTGAGAGACAATACAG TTCAGGAGTTGCGTCAGCAGATGGGTGGTCTTCAGAGCCAGCTTCACCAGGTCCAACTGGAACGCAGCACCCTGCAGAGCCGAATGAAGACCTCCCAGGCTGAAATTGACTCACTCCAGCAGGTCAGACAGTGGTACCAgcagcagctagcaatggcccAGGAGGCAAGAGTAAGACTGCAAAGCGAAATGGCCAACATGCAG gCTGGACAGATGACTCAGATTGGTGTTGTGGAACATCTGAAGCTGGAGAATGTGACTCTGTCCCACCAACTCACTGAGACCCAACATCGCTCCATCAAAGAGAAAGAGCGTATTGCTGTTCAGCTGCAGAGCATTGAG ACCGACATGCTGACCCAGGAAGCTGCCTACAAGCAGATCCAGGATGCAAAGACCATGGTAGAAGATGATCTGCAGCACAAACTGGAGGAGTTTGAGGATGAGCGAGAACGCTTAATGAAACTGGCCAACACAGCCAGCACCCTGGAAAGGGAACTAGAGCAG ATGAAGTTGACCCTTTCTCAGAAGGATGTGCAGCTGCAGTCACTCCAGAAAGAGCATCTGGAGCTGATGCACCAGCTGACCACCACTCAGGAGAACCTGCACACCAAAGAGCAGTCCATCAACCAGCTAGAGGCCCGCTACCTGGAGCTGGAGGCCCAGCTGGCCGAgctgcagacagagagcagcGCCAAGGACGACAACATCCAGTACCTCCAGAATGAGAAGATTGTCCTGGAGGTAGCGCTACAGGCAGCCCGGGCCGACAAGAGCCAACTTGATGAGAGTGCTGAACGGCTTGGAGAGGATGTTCTGGTAGCTTCAGATGTCTTGGATCAGCTGAGACAGGAAGTCCAGGTCAAAGCCAATCAG ATTCAAACTCTTCAGCAGGAAAATAGTTCCCTGAAGAAACAAGCTCAGAAACTGAAGGAGCAGTTCCAACAACAAAAG GTGATGGTTGAAGCCTACCGTCGGGACGCTGGCTCCAAAGACCAGTTGATCAGTGAGCTCAAGTCCACCAAAAAGCGTCTGTTGGCCGAGGTGGAGGACCTGAAGCAGGAGCTGCTGGGCGTTCAGGGGGAGAAGCAGAAGGCAGAGCTGGAGCAGGCCCGGCTGCAGAAGGAGGTGGTGAGAGTCCAGGAGCAGATGAGCAACATGGAGGCCCATCTGCAAGCCATTCAGACAGAAAGGGATCAGCTAGAAACCCAGGTCCAG TCTCTACAGTTTGACCAGAGCCAGCTAGCAGCAGTGACTGAAGAGAACGAAGGGCTGAGAAAACAGGTGGAGCAAATGGAGGGAGAAGCCAAAAA GGCAATCACAGAGCAGAAGGTGCGCGTGAAGCGGCTGGGGACAGATTTGACCAGTGCTCAGAAGGAGATGAAGGCCAAACACAAGGCCTATGAGAACGCTGTGGGCATCCTAAGCAGGAGGCTCCAAGAGACACTGACTGACAAAGAGACAGCTGAGGCAGAGTTGGTCAAACTCAAGGCCCAGGTGTCGGATGGAGGAAACAGCCAGGCCTTACAG GAGAAGATTAAGGCTTTGCAGGCTGAGCTGCAGGCTGTCACCAACAGCAAGACTATGCTAGAGAAGGAGCTGCATGAAGTGATCACCCTCACCTCCACAGAGCTGGAGGAGTACCAGGAGAAGGTCATGGAGCTTGAGGATGAG CTTCAAGAGTCACGATGCTTCAAGAAGCGGATTCGAAAGTTAGAAGATGCCAACAAGAAGCTAGCACTTGAGCTGGAACATGAAAAGGGGAAATTGGCTGGATTGGCACAGTCCCACAATACACTGCGGGAGCATTCCAACATATTGGAATCTGCCTTAGCTAAGAGAGAGGCAGATCTTGTCCAGCTCAACTTACAG GTTCAAGCAGTTCTGAAGcgtaaagaggaggaggaccagCAAATGAAGCAGGTGGTACAAACTCTACAGCTTGCcttggaaaaagagaaaaccaaAGTGAACGACCTGAAAGAACAG GTGGCAGCAGCAAAGGCTGAAGCAGCCCACAATAGACGACACTACAGGGCAGCCATGCTGGAGCTGTCAGAGATCAAGAAGGACCTGCAGTCCAAAGAGGACCTGGTCAAAGCTCTGCAGAGTGAATCCAACAAACTACA GGCTCAGGATGAGCAGCATGCTCAGGAGGTTTCCAGGTTCCAAGAGGAGCTGGCTGAGGCCCATTCACAGCTCCAGATCCTCCAGAAACAACTGGACGAGGAACTGTCCAAGCAGCCCCTCACTAACCAAGAG GTTGAGGACCTGAAGTGGGAGGTGGAGCAGAGGCAGATGGAGATTGAGGCTCAGAAACAGCAGCTGGAGATGATGGAGCAGTGTCACCACAGGGAGCTGGACAACCTACAGAGAGCTCTGCAG AACATCAAGGTGGAGCTGGAGTCGGTGCAGGAGGAGATGAGCGGCACCAGGAAGGACAAGTTTATGCTGCAGGCCAAAGTGGGTGAGCTGAGGAACAGCATGAAGACGGTCTTGCTGCAGAACCAGCAACTCAAACAGGACCTCAAACAGAGCCGTCTAAGGAAA CAGCGCATGGAGCTGAAGAGTGAGGGGAACCCATCCAACCCAGTGACGCCAGTTAAGATCCCAGACTGCCCAGTGCCTGCCTCCCTATTGGATGAGTTGCTGAAACCATCAACTTCTGTCAACAAGGAGCCCCTCAACAACCTGCACAACTGTCTACGGCAGCTCAA ggAGGAGATGGACAGCCTCCAAAGGCAGATGGAGgaacacacagtaacagtacATGAGTCAATGAGCTCATGGacaaacacagaggaggaaCTGGCTCAACTGGGGCTTCAAAACAACATCTCCAAATCATCAACGTCGCTAAACAACATGGTGGTCGAAAATAACAATGAAGCAGAACAGCAGCAATCATAA
- the golga3 gene encoding golgin subfamily A member 3 isoform X3, translating to MEMDTYQSDAAQMEANAYQEAHVIKSKEAVVHTVEGETQLKQQGLENTQNTKGGIHNGPVSSDVMPNGDGLAEGFGAAGDTHINGSLPPTAPPQSTSSPVNSQTQEPSPGVAAYPPMMLEKSEGASAVVTVHKGDSLQSLRLSMPMQETELCKHKPNQKPSFEMENEEKIRLEARRRLEEQLKQYRVQRHKSHRTTPKNRPFSTLDPELMLHPEALPRANTLAMTKEYSFLRTSVPRGPKLGSLGIPPSKERKSRSPRPNKIHSLADYKSPENDGGGGGGIRAADNTMSSLQSTISSVSTLSEVSVMSEGSTCESEALPSASLQVGDNVSEIDGSESGTRPGNDGNDSDSSSYSSVSTRGTYGMLSAAVERQEGPYTVEGREIAPEAMGQFPSLQEVLQAASEEQHLLELEQEREGTAEPRSRRDSFSSSVSLESSVMGQDEMLQVLKEKMRLEGQLESLSSEANQALKEKTELQAQLATVNAQLQAKKEEAQFSQEKQSALNTEVGTLRQNCSQLEKAMVELQGSLESKNAGLASLSNDLKVAEDQYNRLMGKVEEMQNTVALRDNTVQELRQQMGGLQSQLHQVQLERSTLQSRMKTSQAEIDSLQQVRQWYQQQLAMAQEARVRLQSEMANMQAGQMTQIGVVEHLKLENVTLSHQLTETQHRSIKEKERIAVQLQSIETDMLTQEAAYKQIQDAKTMVEDDLQHKLEEFEDERERLMKLANTASTLERELEQMKLTLSQKDVQLQSLQKEHLELMHQLTTTQENLHTKEQSINQLEARYLELEAQLAELQTESSAKDDNIQYLQNEKIVLEVALQAARADKSQLDESAERLGEDVLVASDVLDQLRQEVQVKANQIQTLQQENSSLKKQAQKLKEQFQQQKVMVEAYRRDAGSKDQLISELKSTKKRLLAEVEDLKQELLGVQGEKQKAELEQARLQKEVVRVQEQMSNMEAHLQAIQTERDQLETQVQSLQFDQSQLAAVTEENEGLRKQVEQMEGEAKKAITEQKVRVKRLGTDLTSAQKEMKAKHKAYENAVGILSRRLQETLTDKETAEAELVKLKAQVSDGGNSQALQEKIKALQAELQAVTNSKTMLEKELHEVITLTSTELEEYQEKVMELEDELQESRCFKKRIRKLEDANKKLALELEHEKGKLAGLAQSHNTLREHSNILESALAKREADLVQLNLQVQAVLKRKEEEDQQMKQVVQTLQLALEKEKTKVNDLKEQVAAAKAEAAHNRRHYRAAMLELSEIKKDLQSKEDLVKALQSESNKLQAQDEQHAQEVSRFQEELAEAHSQLQILQKQLDEELSKQPLTNQEVEDLKWEVEQRQMEIEAQKQQLEMMEQCHHRELDNLQRALQNIKVELESVQEEMSGTRKDKFMLQAKVGELRNSMKTVLLQNQQLKQDLKQSRLRKQRMELKSEGNPSNPVTPVKIPDCPVPASLLDELLKPSTSVNKEPLNNLHNCLRQLKEEMDSLQRQMEEHTVTVHESMSSWTNTEEELAQLGLQNNISKSSTSLNNMVVENNNEAEQQQS from the exons ATGGAAATGGATACTTACCAGTCAGATGCAGCTCAGATGGAGGCCAATGCTTATCAAGAAGCCCATGTTATAAAATCCAAAGAGGCTGTAGTCCATACTGTGGAAGGAGAAACACAATTGAAACAACAAGGGCTGgagaacacacaaaacacaaaaggggGTATTCATAATG GTCCTGTCAGTTCAGATGTGATGCCAAATGGAGATGGACTGGCAGAGGGCTTCGGTGCTGCAGGGGACACCCATATAAATGGGTCCCTGCCTCCGACAGCCCCTCCCCAGAGCACCAGTTCCCCTGTCAACTCCCAGACCCAAGAGCCCTCCCCAGGTGTGGCTGCTTATCCACCCATGATGCTAGAGAAGTCTGAGGGGGCTAGTGCTGTGGTCACGGTTCACAAGGGTGACTCATTACAGTCACTCAGACTCAGTATGCCTATGCAGGAGACTGAATTGTGTAAGCATAAAC CCAACCAGAAGCCATCATTTGAGATGGAGAATGAGGAGAAGATTCGCCTGGAGGCTCGCCGGCGTCTGGAGGAGCAACTCAAgcagtacagagtacagagaCATAAG TCTCACCGCACCACACCCAAGAACAGGCCATTCAGCACCCTGGATCCAGAGCTCATGCTGCATCCTGAGGCTCTGCCCAGGGCCAACACTCTTGCCATGACCAAGGAGTATTCCTTCCTGAGGACCAGTGTCCCCCGTGGTCCCAAACTAGGTAGCTTGGGAATTCCCCCTTCCAAGGAGAGAAAGTCCAGATCACCCCGCCCAAACAAAATCCACTCCTTGGCTGACTACAAGTCTCCTGAGAATGAtggtgggggaggaggtgggatAAGAGCAGCAGACAACACCATGAGCTCCCTGCAGTCCACCATTAGCTCAGTGTCCACTTTGTCTGAAGTCAGTGTGATGTCGGAGGGCAGCACCTGTGAGTCAGAGGCACTGCCTAGTGCTTCGCTACAAGTCGGGGACAATGTCTCAGAAATTGATGGCAGTGAATCAGGAACAAGGCCAGGGAACGACGGCAACGACAGCGACAGCTCGTCTTACAGCAGTGTGTCTACCAGGGGGACATACGGTATGCTCTCCGCAGCAGTGGAGAGGCAGGAGGGGCCCTACACAGTGGAGGGGAGGGAGATTGCCCCAGAGGCCATGGGTCAGTTCCCCTCCCTGCAGGAGGTGCTGCAGGCAGCCAGTGAAGAGCAGCACCTGCTGGAGTtggagcaggagagagaagggACAGCGGAGCCTCGCAGCCGCAGGGACAGTTTCTCCAGCAG tgtttctttgGAGAGTTCAGTGATGGGCCAAGATGAAATGTTGCAGGtgttgaaagagaaaatgagacttGAGGGTCAACTGGAATCTTTGTCATCTGAGGCCAATCAG GCTCTCAAGGAGAAGACAGAGCTTCAGGCCCAGCTCGCTACGGTGAACGCTCAGCTGCAGGCCAAGAAGGAAGAGGCTCAGTTCAGCCAGGAGAAGCAGAGCGCCCTCAACACGGAGGTTGGCACACTGCGTCAGAACTGCAGCCAGCTAGAGAAGGCCATGGTGGAGCTCCAGGGCAGTCTGGAGAGCAAGAATGCTGGTCTGGCTTCTCTAAGCAATGACTTGAAGGTGGCTGAAGACCAATACAACAGGCTCATGGGGAAGGTGGAGGAGATGCAAAACACTGTAGCCTTGAGAGACAATACAG TTCAGGAGTTGCGTCAGCAGATGGGTGGTCTTCAGAGCCAGCTTCACCAGGTCCAACTGGAACGCAGCACCCTGCAGAGCCGAATGAAGACCTCCCAGGCTGAAATTGACTCACTCCAGCAGGTCAGACAGTGGTACCAgcagcagctagcaatggcccAGGAGGCAAGAGTAAGACTGCAAAGCGAAATGGCCAACATGCAG gCTGGACAGATGACTCAGATTGGTGTTGTGGAACATCTGAAGCTGGAGAATGTGACTCTGTCCCACCAACTCACTGAGACCCAACATCGCTCCATCAAAGAGAAAGAGCGTATTGCTGTTCAGCTGCAGAGCATTGAG ACCGACATGCTGACCCAGGAAGCTGCCTACAAGCAGATCCAGGATGCAAAGACCATGGTAGAAGATGATCTGCAGCACAAACTGGAGGAGTTTGAGGATGAGCGAGAACGCTTAATGAAACTGGCCAACACAGCCAGCACCCTGGAAAGGGAACTAGAGCAG ATGAAGTTGACCCTTTCTCAGAAGGATGTGCAGCTGCAGTCACTCCAGAAAGAGCATCTGGAGCTGATGCACCAGCTGACCACCACTCAGGAGAACCTGCACACCAAAGAGCAGTCCATCAACCAGCTAGAGGCCCGCTACCTGGAGCTGGAGGCCCAGCTGGCCGAgctgcagacagagagcagcGCCAAGGACGACAACATCCAGTACCTCCAGAATGAGAAGATTGTCCTGGAGGTAGCGCTACAGGCAGCCCGGGCCGACAAGAGCCAACTTGATGAGAGTGCTGAACGGCTTGGAGAGGATGTTCTGGTAGCTTCAGATGTCTTGGATCAGCTGAGACAGGAAGTCCAGGTCAAAGCCAATCAG ATTCAAACTCTTCAGCAGGAAAATAGTTCCCTGAAGAAACAAGCTCAGAAACTGAAGGAGCAGTTCCAACAACAAAAG GTGATGGTTGAAGCCTACCGTCGGGACGCTGGCTCCAAAGACCAGTTGATCAGTGAGCTCAAGTCCACCAAAAAGCGTCTGTTGGCCGAGGTGGAGGACCTGAAGCAGGAGCTGCTGGGCGTTCAGGGGGAGAAGCAGAAGGCAGAGCTGGAGCAGGCCCGGCTGCAGAAGGAGGTGGTGAGAGTCCAGGAGCAGATGAGCAACATGGAGGCCCATCTGCAAGCCATTCAGACAGAAAGGGATCAGCTAGAAACCCAGGTCCAG TCTCTACAGTTTGACCAGAGCCAGCTAGCAGCAGTGACTGAAGAGAACGAAGGGCTGAGAAAACAGGTGGAGCAAATGGAGGGAGAAGCCAAAAA GGCAATCACAGAGCAGAAGGTGCGCGTGAAGCGGCTGGGGACAGATTTGACCAGTGCTCAGAAGGAGATGAAGGCCAAACACAAGGCCTATGAGAACGCTGTGGGCATCCTAAGCAGGAGGCTCCAAGAGACACTGACTGACAAAGAGACAGCTGAGGCAGAGTTGGTCAAACTCAAGGCCCAGGTGTCGGATGGAGGAAACAGCCAGGCCTTACAG GAGAAGATTAAGGCTTTGCAGGCTGAGCTGCAGGCTGTCACCAACAGCAAGACTATGCTAGAGAAGGAGCTGCATGAAGTGATCACCCTCACCTCCACAGAGCTGGAGGAGTACCAGGAGAAGGTCATGGAGCTTGAGGATGAG CTTCAAGAGTCACGATGCTTCAAGAAGCGGATTCGAAAGTTAGAAGATGCCAACAAGAAGCTAGCACTTGAGCTGGAACATGAAAAGGGGAAATTGGCTGGATTGGCACAGTCCCACAATACACTGCGGGAGCATTCCAACATATTGGAATCTGCCTTAGCTAAGAGAGAGGCAGATCTTGTCCAGCTCAACTTACAG GTTCAAGCAGTTCTGAAGcgtaaagaggaggaggaccagCAAATGAAGCAGGTGGTACAAACTCTACAGCTTGCcttggaaaaagagaaaaccaaAGTGAACGACCTGAAAGAACAG GTGGCAGCAGCAAAGGCTGAAGCAGCCCACAATAGACGACACTACAGGGCAGCCATGCTGGAGCTGTCAGAGATCAAGAAGGACCTGCAGTCCAAAGAGGACCTGGTCAAAGCTCTGCAGAGTGAATCCAACAAACTACA GGCTCAGGATGAGCAGCATGCTCAGGAGGTTTCCAGGTTCCAAGAGGAGCTGGCTGAGGCCCATTCACAGCTCCAGATCCTCCAGAAACAACTGGACGAGGAACTGTCCAAGCAGCCCCTCACTAACCAAGAG GTTGAGGACCTGAAGTGGGAGGTGGAGCAGAGGCAGATGGAGATTGAGGCTCAGAAACAGCAGCTGGAGATGATGGAGCAGTGTCACCACAGGGAGCTGGACAACCTACAGAGAGCTCTGCAG AACATCAAGGTGGAGCTGGAGTCGGTGCAGGAGGAGATGAGCGGCACCAGGAAGGACAAGTTTATGCTGCAGGCCAAAGTGGGTGAGCTGAGGAACAGCATGAAGACGGTCTTGCTGCAGAACCAGCAACTCAAACAGGACCTCAAACAGAGCCGTCTAAGGAAA CAGCGCATGGAGCTGAAGAGTGAGGGGAACCCATCCAACCCAGTGACGCCAGTTAAGATCCCAGACTGCCCAGTGCCTGCCTCCCTATTGGATGAGTTGCTGAAACCATCAACTTCTGTCAACAAGGAGCCCCTCAACAACCTGCACAACTGTCTACGGCAGCTCAA ggAGGAGATGGACAGCCTCCAAAGGCAGATGGAGgaacacacagtaacagtacATGAGTCAATGAGCTCATGGacaaacacagaggaggaaCTGGCTCAACTGGGGCTTCAAAACAACATCTCCAAATCATCAACGTCGCTAAACAACATGGTGGTCGAAAATAACAATGAAGCAGAACAGCAGCAATCATAA